A window of Corallococcus macrosporus DSM 14697 contains these coding sequences:
- a CDS encoding SpoIID/LytB domain-containing protein, with protein sequence MLRPVALVLLLLVPSGALAVETLRIAIEDAGSQVRVSGKGLASGPDSEDGTFVPIASGQAHIRRNGGRIEVNGTPVEGDSIRFRAGMSEASAAPGTEPLKAGAAQVRGDVVVRAYRKGLQLINVIPLEDYLAAVLGSEMPVSFPAEALKAQAVAARTYALQKKLDAYSNDFHLGSSVLHQVYGGVNREDPRTRAAVEATRGQVLTYELAPIEAYFHASCGGRTESGLDALQRNLPYLQPVDCPCGKLPASRWRASLSDADIKAALHHPAQGLKVAARTRTHRVTRVTLADGASLDGVALRRKLGYTRLKSLDFEVERTERGYVFTGRGYGHGAGLCQWGAKALADKGREYREILSHYYPGTELQQLY encoded by the coding sequence ATGTTGCGACCTGTTGCACTCGTCCTGCTCCTGCTGGTCCCGTCGGGCGCGCTCGCCGTGGAGACCCTGCGCATCGCCATCGAGGACGCCGGCAGCCAGGTGCGGGTCAGCGGCAAGGGGTTGGCATCCGGCCCGGACAGCGAGGACGGCACCTTCGTCCCCATCGCCTCGGGCCAGGCCCACATCCGCCGCAATGGCGGCCGCATCGAGGTCAACGGCACGCCCGTGGAGGGAGACTCCATCCGCTTCCGGGCTGGCATGTCCGAGGCGTCCGCCGCCCCCGGCACCGAGCCGCTCAAGGCCGGCGCGGCGCAGGTGCGCGGTGACGTGGTGGTGCGCGCGTACCGCAAAGGGCTCCAGCTCATCAACGTCATTCCCCTGGAGGACTACCTCGCCGCGGTGCTCGGCAGCGAGATGCCCGTGTCCTTTCCCGCGGAGGCGCTGAAGGCCCAGGCCGTGGCCGCCCGGACGTACGCGCTCCAGAAGAAGCTGGACGCCTACAGCAACGACTTCCACCTGGGCAGCAGCGTGCTCCACCAGGTCTACGGCGGCGTCAACCGCGAGGACCCGCGCACCCGCGCCGCCGTCGAGGCCACCCGGGGGCAGGTGCTCACCTACGAGCTGGCGCCCATCGAGGCGTACTTCCATGCCTCGTGTGGCGGCCGCACGGAGTCGGGCCTCGACGCCCTGCAGCGCAACCTCCCGTACCTCCAGCCCGTCGACTGTCCCTGCGGCAAGCTGCCCGCCAGCCGCTGGAGGGCGTCGCTCTCCGACGCGGACATCAAGGCGGCGCTCCATCACCCGGCCCAGGGCCTGAAGGTGGCCGCTCGCACCCGCACGCACCGGGTGACGCGCGTCACGTTGGCGGACGGCGCCTCCCTGGACGGGGTGGCGCTGCGTCGCAAGCTCGGCTACACGCGGCTCAAGAGCCTGGACTTCGAGGTGGAACGCACCGAGCGCGGTTACGTGTTCACCGGTCGCGGCTACGGCCATGGGGCGGGCCTGTGTCAGTGGGGCGCCAAGGCGCTCGCCGACAAAGGCCGGGAGTACCGGGAGATCCTCTCCCACTACTACCCCGGCACCGAGCTGCAGCAGCTCTACTGA
- a CDS encoding KamA family radical SAM protein yields the protein MDTSVLPAGLPPEPATSRASLSAEGRKRLFPDATDAEWADWRWQQRHAVRGMAQLERYVPLTADERAGVQETSALFRIGISPYYLSLIDPEHPFCPVRMQSIPVRAEARIRPGELADPLGEDKTRPEECIVHKYPDRVLFLALDTCSVYCRHCTRRRITQGGVAELSKEQLRRGVDYVRRHPEVRDVLISGGDPFMLSDSRLEELLAPLSEIPHVEMIRIGTRVPVCLPMRVTDSLAKTLRRYAPVFVVTHFNHPKEVTPEAREACERLVDHGVPVENQAVLMRQLNSDARIIKELSHLLLRSRVRPYYLHQMDVAEGCEHLRTPIAKGLEIIEQLRGHTTGLAVPHLAVDLPGGGGKVTLQPDYAVEYGARETVFRNYKGERYAYPEPEETDCTCPYEGVWQAQARTYGYRKG from the coding sequence ATGGATACCTCAGTGCTTCCGGCGGGCCTCCCGCCGGAGCCGGCGACCTCTCGCGCGTCACTCAGCGCCGAAGGGCGCAAGCGGCTGTTTCCCGACGCCACGGACGCGGAGTGGGCGGACTGGCGTTGGCAGCAGCGGCATGCGGTGCGAGGGATGGCGCAGTTGGAGCGGTACGTGCCGCTCACCGCCGATGAGCGCGCGGGCGTGCAGGAGACGTCCGCGTTGTTCCGCATCGGCATCAGCCCGTACTACCTGTCCCTCATCGACCCGGAGCACCCGTTCTGCCCGGTGCGCATGCAGTCCATCCCCGTGCGGGCCGAGGCGCGCATCCGTCCGGGAGAGCTCGCGGACCCGCTGGGCGAGGACAAGACGCGCCCGGAGGAGTGCATCGTCCACAAGTATCCGGACCGGGTGCTCTTCCTCGCGCTGGATACGTGCTCCGTCTACTGCCGTCATTGCACTCGGCGGCGCATCACTCAGGGCGGGGTGGCGGAGCTCTCCAAGGAGCAGCTCCGCCGGGGCGTGGACTACGTGCGGCGCCACCCCGAGGTGCGCGACGTCCTCATCTCCGGTGGGGATCCGTTCATGCTCAGCGACTCACGGCTGGAGGAGTTGCTCGCGCCGCTCAGCGAGATTCCCCACGTGGAGATGATTCGCATCGGCACCCGCGTTCCCGTGTGTCTGCCCATGCGCGTCACGGACTCGCTGGCGAAGACGCTGCGGCGCTACGCGCCCGTCTTCGTCGTCACGCACTTCAACCACCCCAAGGAAGTGACGCCCGAGGCCCGCGAGGCCTGCGAGCGGCTGGTGGACCACGGCGTTCCGGTGGAGAACCAGGCCGTGTTGATGCGGCAGCTCAACTCGGATGCGCGCATCATCAAGGAGCTGTCACACCTGCTGCTGCGCAGCCGCGTGCGGCCGTACTACCTGCACCAGATGGACGTGGCCGAGGGCTGCGAGCACCTGCGCACTCCCATCGCCAAGGGCCTGGAAATCATCGAGCAGCTTCGCGGCCACACCACGGGGCTCGCCGTGCCGCACCTGGCGGTGGACCTGCCAGGGGGCGGGGGGAAGGTGACGCTCCAGCCCGACTATGCCGTCGAGTACGGCGCGCGGGAGACGGTGTTCCGCAACTACAAGGGCGAGCGCTACGCGTACCCGGAGCCCGAGGAGACGGACTGCACCTGCCCGTATGAGGGCGTGTGGCAGGCGCAGGCCCGTACCTACGGCTACCGGAAGGGCTGA
- a CDS encoding KamA family radical SAM protein → MQTTPIRAKPEAGPAEQPFTYPLRREFVEPDWTRIPGYKDVSAADWENSVWQRKHTVKNLKELKATLGALLPDDLAESIERDQRERATMSVLVPPQMLNTMNFDDLWRDPVRRYMLPAYGDRLSEWTNHPKASRDSLHEQDMWVVEGLTHRYPTKVLAEMLPTCPQYCGHCTRMDLVGNDVPQVSKHKFGIGPKDRYAQMLDYLRRTPTVRDVVVSGGDIANLPIQQLEPFVSALMDIPNIRDIRLASKGLMAIPQHFLQDSVLQGLDRLAKKAVERGVDLAMHTHVNHAQQLTPLVGKAVRKLLDMGFRDVRNQGVLLRGVNDSPQALLDLCFTLLDHAKILPYYFYMCDMIPNSEHWRLSVAQAQQLQHDIMGYMPGFATPRIVCDVPFVGKRWVHQVAEYDRERGISYWTKNYRTGIEMNDADALNRKYEYFDPIDQLPEAGQAWWREQQKAA, encoded by the coding sequence ATGCAAACGACGCCCATCCGGGCCAAGCCTGAAGCTGGCCCCGCAGAACAGCCATTTACCTATCCTCTCCGTCGGGAGTTCGTGGAGCCCGACTGGACGCGGATTCCTGGCTACAAGGACGTGTCCGCCGCCGACTGGGAGAACTCCGTCTGGCAGCGCAAGCACACCGTCAAGAACCTCAAGGAACTCAAGGCCACGCTGGGGGCGCTGCTCCCGGACGACCTGGCCGAGAGCATCGAACGCGACCAGCGCGAGCGGGCGACCATGTCCGTGCTCGTGCCTCCGCAGATGCTCAACACGATGAACTTCGACGACCTGTGGCGCGACCCGGTGCGTCGTTACATGCTGCCCGCCTATGGGGACCGCCTCTCGGAGTGGACCAACCACCCGAAGGCCAGCCGTGACAGCCTTCATGAGCAGGACATGTGGGTGGTGGAAGGGCTGACGCACCGCTATCCGACCAAGGTGCTGGCGGAGATGCTGCCCACCTGCCCGCAGTACTGTGGCCACTGTACGCGCATGGACCTGGTGGGCAACGACGTGCCCCAGGTCAGCAAACACAAGTTCGGCATTGGTCCGAAGGACCGGTACGCGCAGATGCTCGACTACCTGCGTCGGACGCCGACGGTGCGCGACGTGGTGGTGTCGGGTGGGGACATCGCGAACCTGCCCATCCAGCAGCTCGAGCCGTTCGTCAGCGCGCTGATGGACATCCCCAACATCCGGGACATCCGCCTGGCCAGCAAGGGGCTGATGGCCATTCCCCAGCACTTCCTCCAGGACTCGGTGCTCCAGGGCCTGGACCGGCTGGCGAAGAAGGCCGTCGAGCGGGGCGTGGACCTGGCGATGCACACGCACGTCAACCACGCGCAGCAGCTCACCCCGCTGGTGGGCAAGGCCGTGCGCAAGCTGCTGGACATGGGCTTCCGTGACGTGCGCAACCAGGGCGTGTTGCTGCGCGGCGTGAATGACAGCCCGCAGGCCCTGCTGGACCTGTGCTTCACGCTGCTCGACCACGCGAAGATCCTCCCGTACTACTTCTACATGTGCGACATGATCCCCAACAGCGAGCATTGGCGGCTGTCGGTGGCTCAGGCGCAGCAGCTCCAGCACGACATCATGGGCTACATGCCCGGGTTCGCGACGCCGCGCATCGTCTGTGACGTGCCCTTCGTCGGGAAGCGCTGGGTGCACCAGGTGGCGGAGTACGACCGCGAGCGCGGCATCTCCTACTGGACCAAGAACTACCGGACCGGCATCGAGATGAACGACGCCGACGCGCTCAACCGGAAGTACGAATACTTCGACCCCATCGACCAGCTTCCCGAGGCTGGCCAGGCCTGGTGGCGGGAGCAGCAGAAGGCGGCGTAA
- a CDS encoding serine/threonine protein kinase — translation MKKPTLFGKYLLLERINVGGMAEVFIAKAFGVEGFERILAIKKILPTMAEDEEFITMFIDEARISVQLNHANIVHINELGKHDDTYFIAMEYVAGRDVRTMLERYRRRKEIMPTAQAVFIASKICDGLDYAHRKKDARGQDLHIIHRDVSPQNVLISYEGEVKVIDFGIAKAANRSQKTQAGILKGKFGYMSPEQVRGMPIDRRSDIFAVGVLLYEMLTGEKLFVGESDFSTLEKVRNAEVPLPSEFNPSIPQGLEKVVLKALTREPEDRYQWASDMAEDLMRFLLAGDAIYSSKHLSGYMKEAFAEDMLREAEKMERYAGIERPDQIEASGITVAPGLNRQAARRAPPPSVVVSGTPAGRASTSPAQPVQDYIPPPTAEELEEMGVGAGDKTQIVDSTQTFMSPETRVAESSVLVDDSITGRTENPIQDSGTAGAYNSSRAPAPDTSSRKGKSGPKAQVIISNEEGEAYAGATMIGPAPSAPPSRSRGSSPSLDEETGSRPAPSRARNAKRAPEPEEEPSDYEQPLEEDSGAAYDEHDDYGEEAPPHDDLNEPEEEVTGSVPVPAEEAPPPSKAAKPVKAKTKVPSKGKPALNLKTLPKPVLFAAAAAIVLVLVIGVVMLTRTSTGEVTFMVSPSNPSARIQLDGKDVQLNTLLALPAGQYRVTASAPGQQGTARTVEVVAGSRIVVSLPLESDPQTAPPAEDKPPESPPTNSGVVIAAGSTDPSAPSGDPAGDGTATPSADGQTAPPAQVAAVFEGDDGAEIAVDGEQLGKVPDARMANLEVGKTYSFTAKLAGYKPYSGEFKADGSTPQLTVAFEMTKEPEPVVNVRPPPQAAPKPPPAPRAPRAPRAPKVMGKFACSTKPAGADIYVDGKKTNRQTPVTLGSPLMLPVGKRKISFKLNGKSTKPVVVDITENNIAKLVNVPIE, via the coding sequence ATGAAGAAGCCGACCCTCTTTGGGAAGTACCTGCTCCTCGAGCGCATCAACGTCGGCGGCATGGCGGAGGTGTTCATCGCGAAGGCCTTCGGCGTCGAGGGCTTCGAGCGCATCCTGGCCATCAAGAAGATCCTCCCCACGATGGCCGAGGACGAAGAATTCATTACGATGTTCATCGACGAGGCGCGGATCAGCGTTCAGCTGAACCACGCCAACATCGTGCACATCAACGAGCTCGGGAAGCACGACGACACCTACTTCATCGCCATGGAGTACGTCGCCGGGCGCGACGTCCGGACCATGTTGGAGCGCTACCGTCGGCGCAAGGAGATCATGCCCACCGCCCAGGCGGTGTTCATCGCCTCCAAGATCTGCGACGGCCTGGACTACGCGCACCGGAAGAAGGACGCCCGCGGTCAGGACCTCCACATCATCCACCGCGACGTGTCCCCCCAGAACGTCCTCATCTCCTATGAGGGCGAGGTCAAGGTCATCGACTTCGGCATCGCCAAGGCGGCGAACCGCTCGCAGAAGACGCAGGCCGGTATCCTCAAGGGCAAGTTCGGCTACATGAGCCCGGAGCAGGTCCGGGGCATGCCCATCGACCGGCGCAGCGACATCTTCGCCGTGGGTGTGCTGCTGTACGAGATGCTCACGGGCGAGAAGCTCTTCGTCGGCGAGTCCGACTTCTCCACCCTGGAGAAGGTGCGCAACGCGGAGGTTCCGCTCCCCAGCGAGTTCAACCCGAGCATCCCGCAGGGACTGGAGAAGGTCGTCCTCAAGGCGCTCACCCGCGAGCCCGAGGACCGCTACCAGTGGGCCTCCGACATGGCCGAGGACCTGATGCGGTTCCTCCTGGCCGGCGACGCCATCTATTCGTCGAAGCACCTCTCCGGCTACATGAAGGAGGCCTTCGCCGAGGACATGCTCCGCGAGGCGGAGAAGATGGAGCGCTACGCCGGTATCGAGCGCCCCGACCAGATTGAAGCCTCGGGCATCACCGTGGCGCCGGGCCTCAACCGCCAGGCCGCGCGTCGCGCGCCTCCGCCATCCGTGGTGGTGTCGGGGACGCCCGCGGGCCGCGCCTCTACGTCTCCGGCGCAGCCGGTCCAGGACTACATTCCGCCTCCCACGGCCGAGGAGCTCGAGGAGATGGGCGTCGGCGCGGGCGACAAGACGCAGATTGTCGACTCCACGCAGACGTTCATGTCGCCAGAGACGCGCGTCGCCGAAAGCAGCGTCCTGGTGGACGACAGCATCACGGGCCGGACGGAGAACCCCATCCAGGACAGCGGAACGGCCGGTGCCTACAACTCCTCGCGAGCGCCCGCGCCCGATACGTCGTCGCGCAAGGGCAAGAGCGGCCCCAAGGCCCAGGTCATCATCAGCAACGAGGAGGGGGAGGCCTACGCCGGCGCCACGATGATCGGCCCCGCGCCATCCGCGCCGCCCTCACGTTCGCGCGGTTCCTCGCCATCGCTGGATGAGGAGACGGGCAGCAGGCCGGCGCCCAGTCGCGCCCGGAACGCGAAGCGCGCGCCCGAGCCCGAGGAGGAGCCCTCCGACTACGAGCAGCCTCTCGAGGAAGACAGTGGCGCTGCCTACGACGAGCACGACGACTACGGGGAAGAGGCGCCGCCGCACGATGACCTGAACGAGCCCGAGGAGGAGGTCACCGGCTCGGTTCCGGTCCCCGCCGAGGAGGCTCCGCCGCCGTCGAAGGCCGCCAAGCCCGTGAAGGCGAAGACGAAGGTGCCCTCCAAGGGGAAGCCGGCCCTCAACCTCAAGACGCTGCCCAAGCCGGTGCTGTTCGCCGCGGCGGCGGCCATCGTGCTGGTGCTCGTCATTGGCGTGGTGATGCTCACCCGGACTTCCACGGGCGAGGTCACCTTCATGGTGTCCCCGTCCAACCCGTCCGCGCGCATCCAGTTGGATGGGAAGGACGTCCAGCTCAATACGCTGCTGGCGCTCCCGGCGGGGCAGTACCGCGTCACCGCGAGCGCTCCCGGGCAGCAGGGGACGGCCAGGACGGTGGAGGTCGTGGCTGGAAGCAGGATCGTGGTGTCGTTGCCCCTGGAGTCGGATCCCCAGACCGCGCCACCCGCCGAGGACAAGCCGCCGGAATCGCCTCCCACGAACTCGGGCGTCGTGATTGCGGCGGGCTCGACCGATCCTTCAGCGCCCTCCGGGGATCCCGCTGGGGACGGCACGGCGACGCCGTCCGCGGACGGCCAGACGGCGCCTCCCGCTCAGGTCGCCGCTGTCTTCGAGGGTGACGACGGGGCGGAGATCGCCGTGGACGGCGAGCAGCTGGGGAAGGTTCCGGACGCGCGCATGGCCAACCTCGAAGTGGGGAAGACCTACTCGTTCACCGCGAAGCTCGCGGGCTACAAGCCTTACTCGGGCGAGTTCAAGGCGGACGGCAGCACGCCGCAGCTCACGGTCGCCTTCGAAATGACGAAGGAGCCCGAGCCCGTCGTCAACGTGCGGCCGCCGCCCCAGGCGGCCCCCAAGCCGCCGCCCGCTCCGAGGGCGCCAAGGGCCCCGAGAGCGCCCAAGGTCATGGGCAAGTTCGCCTGCAGCACAAAGCCCGCGGGTGCTGACATCTACGTCGATGGGAAGAAGACGAATCGTCAGACGCCGGTGACACTCGGCAGCCCGTTGATGCTACCGGTGGGCAAGCGGAAGATTTCCTTCAAGCTCAACGGTAAGTCGACCAAGCCCGTGGTGGTCGACATCACGGAGAACAATATCGCGAAGCTGGTCAACGTTCCCATCGAGTGA